Proteins from a genomic interval of Phenylobacterium sp. LH3H17:
- a CDS encoding FdtA/QdtA family cupin domain-containing protein yields the protein MHHRTLFDGKVVEIATTMHSDPRGMLTAIQFGSYSFHPVRAFVVTAPQGTSRGGHAHRSGRQLLMQLSGEISIEFRYQKQVERMILTPVNRAILVESSVWARQTYEGENPAMIVFCDTEYDPESYVTAAGFD from the coding sequence ATGCATCATCGAACACTCTTCGACGGCAAGGTCGTCGAGATCGCCACCACCATGCATTCTGATCCCAGGGGAATGTTAACTGCTATCCAGTTCGGCAGCTACAGCTTCCATCCTGTCAGAGCGTTCGTCGTCACTGCGCCACAAGGCACTTCTCGGGGTGGACACGCTCACCGCTCGGGTCGCCAATTGCTGATGCAGCTGTCCGGTGAAATCAGCATTGAATTTCGCTATCAAAAGCAAGTTGAGCGGATGATTCTCACTCCGGTGAACCGCGCTATTCTGGTCGAATCCTCAGTATGGGCACGCCAGACCTACGAGGGCGAGAACCCGGCCATGATTGTTTTCTGCGATACCGAATACGACCCTGAAAGTTACGTGACGGCGGCAGGTTTCGATTGA
- a CDS encoding cytochrome P450, whose product MSESAISDAPAVKTVRDEVYSQPIETLNVAKSSLFAADAMWPYFERLRAEDPVHWTPATDFEPHWDVTRYDDIMAVDTNHEVFSSEGGISLGPSEEMIAKLVASGAQMTGGPFGGPTGGPTMFIAMDPPRHDEQRKTVSPAVAPHNLTIMEPLIRERAGAILDSLPIGEPFDWVDKVSMELTAMTLATLFGMPQEDRRKLTRWSDTVMSRPGDGVVETWEEKRAEMSAYAGYFLNLWAERKLNPIDGDMVSMLAHGEATKDMNQFEYLGNIILLTIGGNDTTRNTISGSIYALNKFPDQYDKLRANPDLVPSMVSETIRWQTPLAHMKRTATQDYELGGKTIRKGDSVVMWYVSGNRDDTVIDRPNDFIIDRPRPRQHLSFGFGIHRCVGNRLAELQLKIIWEEILKRFPDIQVLEEPQRVPSTFVKGYKSLQVIIPRRL is encoded by the coding sequence ATGAGCGAGAGCGCCATTTCGGACGCGCCCGCGGTCAAGACTGTCCGTGACGAGGTCTATTCTCAGCCGATCGAGACTCTCAACGTGGCCAAGTCCTCGCTCTTCGCGGCGGACGCCATGTGGCCGTACTTCGAGCGACTTCGGGCGGAGGACCCTGTCCACTGGACGCCCGCCACCGACTTCGAGCCGCACTGGGATGTCACCCGCTACGACGACATCATGGCGGTCGACACCAATCACGAGGTGTTCTCCTCCGAAGGCGGTATCAGCCTGGGTCCCAGCGAAGAGATGATCGCCAAGCTGGTGGCCAGCGGCGCCCAGATGACCGGCGGCCCCTTCGGCGGTCCCACCGGCGGGCCCACCATGTTCATCGCAATGGACCCGCCCAGGCATGACGAGCAACGCAAGACCGTCAGCCCGGCGGTCGCGCCGCACAACCTGACGATCATGGAGCCGCTGATCCGCGAACGCGCCGGGGCGATCCTCGACAGCCTGCCGATCGGCGAGCCCTTCGACTGGGTCGACAAGGTCTCGATGGAACTCACGGCCATGACCTTGGCCACACTGTTCGGCATGCCGCAGGAAGATCGCCGCAAACTGACCCGCTGGTCCGACACGGTGATGTCGCGCCCCGGCGACGGGGTCGTCGAGACCTGGGAAGAGAAGCGCGCCGAGATGAGCGCCTATGCCGGCTATTTCCTGAACCTATGGGCCGAGCGCAAGCTCAACCCGATCGACGGCGACATGGTCTCCATGCTGGCTCACGGCGAAGCCACCAAGGACATGAACCAGTTCGAATACCTCGGGAACATCATCCTGCTGACGATCGGCGGCAACGACACCACCCGCAACACGATCTCCGGTTCGATCTACGCCCTCAACAAGTTCCCCGACCAGTACGATAAGCTGCGCGCCAATCCGGATCTGGTCCCGTCGATGGTGTCGGAAACCATCCGCTGGCAGACGCCGCTCGCCCACATGAAGCGCACGGCGACGCAGGACTATGAGTTGGGCGGCAAGACCATCAGGAAGGGCGACAGCGTCGTCATGTGGTACGTCTCAGGAAACCGGGACGACACGGTCATCGACCGGCCCAACGACTTCATCATCGACCGTCCTCGCCCCCGTCAGCACCTGTCTTTCGGCTTCGGTATTCACCGCTGCGTGGGCAACCGCCTGGCCGAGCTGCAGCTGAAGATCATCTGGGAAGAGATTCTCAAACGCTTCCCCGACATCCAGGTGCTCGAAGAGCCGCAACGGGTCCCGTCGACCTTCGTCAAGGGCTACAAGAGCTTGCAGGTGATCATCCCCCGCAGGCTCTAG
- a CDS encoding sulfotransferase domain-containing protein — protein MPELLTAPRRAVRSRVFDSERWAGYQPRPDDIVIATYSKCGTTWTQRIVAMLVMKSAEPTSIWDLSPWPDMRIFGPIEEVLSRAEAQTHRRFFKSHLPFDALPIHPGVKFIHVARDGRDAALSLHNHLANFTPEALAMLDDVSVADERFGDPYPRAPRDAAQFFHEWVRDGGDQGDAGCGFYHVENSFWSARREPNLLLVHYADLKADLEGEMRRIAAFLDIDIEEALWPLLVNGARFETMKQHGQALLPAASMLWDGGSDRFLNKGSNGRWRDAFAPADLAAYDARVKAEFSPSLANWLEAGRLGAGDPRMATE, from the coding sequence GTGCCGGAGCTTTTGACCGCGCCGCGCCGCGCCGTTCGCTCGCGGGTCTTCGACAGCGAGCGGTGGGCGGGCTACCAGCCCAGGCCGGACGATATCGTCATCGCGACCTACTCGAAGTGCGGCACGACCTGGACCCAGCGCATCGTCGCGATGCTGGTCATGAAAAGCGCTGAGCCGACGTCGATCTGGGACCTGTCGCCCTGGCCCGACATGCGAATTTTCGGGCCGATCGAGGAGGTGCTGTCCCGGGCCGAGGCGCAGACGCACCGACGCTTTTTCAAGAGCCATCTGCCGTTCGACGCCCTGCCGATCCACCCGGGCGTGAAGTTCATTCACGTGGCGCGGGACGGGCGTGACGCGGCGCTCTCGCTCCACAACCACCTCGCCAACTTCACGCCAGAGGCGCTGGCGATGCTTGATGACGTCTCCGTGGCCGACGAGAGATTTGGCGATCCCTATCCGCGCGCTCCGCGCGACGCCGCGCAGTTCTTTCATGAGTGGGTGCGGGACGGCGGTGACCAGGGCGACGCCGGATGCGGCTTCTACCACGTCGAGAACAGCTTCTGGTCGGCCCGACGTGAGCCAAATCTGCTGCTCGTGCACTACGCCGACTTGAAGGCAGACCTGGAAGGCGAGATGCGCCGCATCGCGGCCTTCCTCGACATCGACATCGAAGAGGCGCTCTGGCCTCTGCTGGTGAACGGCGCCAGGTTCGAGACGATGAAGCAGCACGGCCAGGCGCTGCTGCCGGCCGCCAGCATGCTCTGGGATGGCGGCTCCGACCGGTTCCTGAACAAGGGTTCGAACGGTCGCTGGCGTGACGCCTTCGCACCCGCCGATCTGGCCGCATACGACGCGCGGGTGAAGGCCGAGTTCAGCCCGTCGCTGGCGAATTGGCTCGAGGCTGGCCGCCTGGGCGCCGGTGATCCAAGGATGGCGACGGAGTAG
- a CDS encoding type II CAAX prenyl endopeptidase Rce1 family protein, giving the protein MGWAGIRFWVFVVLVLGAPALLMAAGDPHATDLGKLALILGPAAFGLALNMGVDDRGRGAANWGRVGVAAAVTVLVATGAVAVALVFGAAQFQAAATTPGAVALAAVISALTSLLEELGWAAAGVALATRAHGRRWGVLLLGLVWAAWHLIPVWFRVGLFPDLEAGPPAMIAAFVVSCLIYRELLTTLQERAGTWLAAAAGHAAPNILLAGLMAAGLGGFGLGAGWMLFPAPGGLVFPVLALAALVAFRVRNRLSGRTPDPPDQAGRYN; this is encoded by the coding sequence ATGGGGTGGGCGGGGATCAGGTTCTGGGTGTTCGTGGTCTTGGTGCTGGGCGCGCCCGCGCTGCTGATGGCCGCCGGAGACCCGCACGCGACCGACCTTGGAAAGCTGGCCCTGATACTTGGACCGGCGGCATTCGGCCTTGCGCTCAACATGGGCGTAGACGACCGGGGCCGGGGTGCCGCGAACTGGGGCCGCGTCGGAGTCGCGGCCGCGGTGACGGTGCTGGTGGCGACCGGGGCAGTGGCCGTCGCCCTGGTTTTCGGCGCCGCCCAGTTCCAGGCGGCTGCAACGACCCCCGGGGCGGTGGCGCTGGCTGCGGTGATCTCGGCGCTGACCAGCCTGCTGGAAGAACTGGGCTGGGCGGCCGCTGGCGTCGCCCTGGCGACCCGCGCGCATGGCCGCCGGTGGGGCGTCTTGCTGCTGGGTCTCGTCTGGGCCGCGTGGCACCTCATCCCGGTGTGGTTCCGGGTCGGCCTGTTCCCGGACCTGGAAGCCGGGCCGCCGGCGATGATCGCAGCCTTCGTCGTCTCTTGCCTGATCTACCGCGAACTCCTCACCACCCTGCAGGAACGGGCCGGGACCTGGCTGGCCGCCGCCGCTGGCCATGCGGCGCCGAACATTCTGCTGGCCGGGCTGATGGCGGCGGGCCTGGGCGGTTTTGGGCTCGGTGCGGGATGGATGCTGTTTCCGGCCCCGGGCGGGCTGGTGTTTCCGGTGCTGGCCCTCGCGGCCCTTGTGGCGTTCCGGGTGCGGAACCGGCTGTCCGGCAGGACCCCGGATCCACCCGACCAGGCCGGCAGGTACAATTAG
- a CDS encoding exonuclease domain-containing protein, whose product MAVTILQDLARQCGLKPASELDPRVEPRTSPLPYSAPIPAPDFVVIDVETACHRASSICQIGIVGFSGGREVFAYETLVDPQDAFSPFNIRLHGIGPERVAGQPNFPLLYGTLLEHLGGRVTVAHSNFDHGALSAACRIAGLPMIRSRWLDSVKVARHAWPDLPTHRLNALAGHLELEHKHHDALSDARVAGWVVIRAMEKTGLDIAGYLAAPWRGEAPRRRRPTPAAKGPLAGERVAIIASPHNIELPTEIAIAGGRIMASVGRTTTMLVVAGTRPFSPGVRTTASFLQAEAFAAEGGSITILTAEELRDRIAAAASA is encoded by the coding sequence ATGGCCGTGACGATTCTGCAGGACCTGGCGAGGCAGTGCGGGCTGAAGCCGGCATCCGAACTCGACCCGCGCGTCGAGCCGCGAACCTCGCCGCTGCCTTACTCGGCGCCGATCCCCGCTCCCGATTTCGTCGTCATTGACGTGGAGACCGCCTGCCACCGCGCCTCCAGCATCTGCCAGATCGGCATCGTCGGCTTCTCCGGCGGCCGAGAGGTATTCGCCTACGAGACCCTGGTGGACCCGCAGGACGCTTTCAGCCCTTTCAACATCCGCCTGCACGGTATCGGTCCGGAACGCGTGGCCGGCCAGCCCAACTTCCCCCTCCTCTATGGCACGCTGCTGGAACACCTCGGGGGCCGCGTCACGGTCGCCCACTCGAACTTCGACCATGGCGCGCTCTCTGCGGCCTGCCGGATCGCCGGCCTGCCGATGATCCGCAGCCGCTGGCTCGACAGCGTGAAGGTCGCGCGGCACGCCTGGCCCGACCTGCCGACCCATAGACTCAATGCGCTGGCCGGCCATCTTGAGCTCGAGCACAAGCACCATGACGCCCTCAGCGACGCCCGTGTCGCCGGCTGGGTGGTCATCCGCGCCATGGAGAAGACCGGCCTCGACATCGCCGGCTATCTGGCCGCGCCCTGGCGCGGCGAAGCCCCCCGTCGCCGCCGCCCCACGCCAGCGGCCAAGGGGCCGCTCGCCGGCGAGCGGGTGGCGATCATCGCCTCCCCCCACAACATCGAGCTGCCCACCGAGATCGCCATCGCCGGTGGGCGGATCATGGCGAGCGTCGGCCGGACCACCACGATGCTTGTGGTCGCCGGGACGCGGCCTTTCTCACCTGGTGTCCGGACCACCGCCAGTTTCCTGCAGGCGGAGGCTTTTGCCGCGGAAGGCGGGAGCATCACCATCCTCACGGCGGAAGAGCTGCGAGATCGGATCGCGGCGGCCGCCTCAGCGTAA